The Camelina sativa cultivar DH55 chromosome 14, Cs, whole genome shotgun sequence genome includes a window with the following:
- the LOC104739392 gene encoding pentatricopeptide repeat-containing protein At1g08070, chloroplastic-like — protein sequence MLSCSPLTVTSSSSSSSSSSYPFHYLPSSSDPPYDSLRNHPSLSLLRNCKTLQCLRIIHAQMIKTGLHNTNYALSKLIEFCVTSPRFEGLPYAISVFETIQEPNLLIWNTMFRGHALSSDPVSALNLYVCMISLGLLPNSYSFPFLLKFCAKSKSFKEGQQIHGHVLKLGCDLDLYVHTSLISMYVQNGRLEDARKVFDKSSHRDVVSYTALVAGYASRGYIESAQKMFDEIPVRDVVSWNALISGYAETGYYKEALGLFKEMMKTNVRPDESTMVTVLSACAQSGSIKLGRQVHSWIDDDHGFGSNLKIVNALIDLYIKCGEVETACGLFEGLSYKDVISWNTLIGGYTHMNLYKEALLLFQEMLRSGESPNDVTMLSILPACAHLGAIDIGRWIHVYIDKRLKGVMNASSLWTSLIDMYAKCGDIEAAQQVFDSMLNRSLSSWNAMIFGFAMHGRANAAFDLFSRMRKYGIEPDDITFVGLLSACSHSGMLDLGRLIFRSMTEDYKIAPKLEHYGCMIDLLGHSGLFKEAVEMINTMQMEPDGVIWCSLLKACKMHGNVELAESFAQNLIKIEPKNPGSYVLLSNIYAIAGRWNEVAKIRGLLSDKGMKKVPGCSSIEIDSVVHEFIIGDKFHPRNREIYGMLEEMEVLLEEAGFVPDTSEVLQEMEEEWKEGALRHHSEKLAIAFGLISTKPGAKLTIVKNLRVCRNCHEATKLISKIYKREIIARDRTRFHHFRDGVCSCNDYW from the coding sequence atgctctCGTGTTCTCCTCTGACcgttacttcttcttcttcttcttcttcttcttcttcttacccaTTCCATtaccttccttcttcttctgatccaCCTTACGATTCTCTACGAAACCAcccttctctttctctactCCGCAATTGCAAAACTCTCCAATGCCTACGCATCATCCACGCTCAGATGATCAAAACCGGACTCCACAACACCAACTACGCTCTCAGCAAGCTTATCGAGTTCTGCGTTACCTCTCCACGCTTCGAAGGCCTTCCTTATGCTATCTCTGTTTTCGAAACGATCCAGGAACCGAACCTGTTGATATGGAACACGATGTTTCGTGGGCACGCGTTGAGTTCGGACCCTGTCTCTGCTCTGAACTTGTATGTTTGTATGATTTCACTTGGGCTTCTTCCTAATTCCTATTCGTTTCCGTTTCTATTGAAATTTTGTGCAAAGTCCAAGTCTTTTAAGGAAGGGCAACAGATCCATGGGCACGTTCTGAAACTTGGGTGTGATTTAGATCTTTACGTACATACTTCTCTGATCTCTATGTACGTTCAAAACGGGAGATTGGAAGATGCACGTAAGGTGTTCGATAAAAGTTCTCACCGAGATGTGGTTTCTTACACAGCTTTGGTCGCGGGTTATGCGTCTAGAGGCTATATCGAAAGTGCGCAGAAGATGTTCGACGAAATTCCAGTGAGAGACGTAGTGTCATGGAATGCATTGATTTCAGGATATGCTGAAACCGGTTACTATAAGGAAGCATTAGGGTTGttcaaagagatgatgaagacTAATGTTAGGCCAGATGAGAGTACAATGGTCACTGTACTTTCTGCTTGTGCTCAGTCTGGTAGTATTAAATTGGGTCGTCAGGTACATTCATggattgatgatgatcatgGTTTTGGTTCAAATCTCAAGATTGTTAATGCTCTCATTGATTTGTACATTAAATGTGGTGAAGTGGAGACAGCTTGTGGTTTGTTCGAAGGATTGTCTTACAAGGATGTGATTTCGTGGAATACATTGATCGGTGGTTACACACATATGAATCTTTACAAAGaagctttgttgttgtttcaagAAATGCTTAGATCAGGTGAAAGTCCAAACGATGTGACAATGCTAAGTATTCTTCCTGCTTGTGCACACCTTGGAGCCATTGATATTGGAAGATGGATTCATGTGTATATCGACAAGAGATTAAAGGGTGTTATGAATGCTTCTTCTCTCTGGACAAGCCTGATTGACATGTATGCTAAATGTGGAGACATAGAGGCAGCACAGCAAGTTTTTGACAGTATGCTTAATAGAAGCTTGTCGTCTTGGAACGCAATGATATTTGGGTTTGCGATGCATGGGAGAGCCAATGCAGCATTTGATCTTTTCTCAAGAATGAGAAAGTATGGGATTGAACCTGATGATATCACGTTTGTTGGTTTGTTGTCTGCTTGCAGCCATTCAGGTATGTTAGATCTTGGACGCCTTATCTTCAGATCAATGACAGAGGACTACAAAATAGCCCCGAAATTAGAGCACTACGGTTGCATGATTGATCTTTTGGGTCATTCGGGTCTATTCAAAGAAGCGGTAGAAATGATAAACACGATGCAAATGGAGCCTGATGGAGTGATTTGGTGCTCCCTACTCAAAGCTTGCAAGATGCATGGGAATGTCGAGTTGGCCGAATCATTTGCACAAAACCTCATtaagattgaaccaaaaaaTCCAGGTTCTTATGTACTTCTATCTAACATTTACGCCATAGCAGGCAGATGGAATGAAGTAGCAAAAATACGTGGGCTCCTTAGTGATAAAGGTATGAAGAAAGTTCCCGGTTGCAGCTCTATCGAAATAGATTCTGTGGTCCATGAGTTCATCATTGGGGATAAATTCCATCCACGGAACAGAGAAATCTACGGAATGTTAGAAGAAATGGAAGTGTTACTGGAGGAAGCTGGGTTTGTTCCGGATACTTCTGAAGTCTTGcaggagatggaagaagaatGGAAAGAAGGAGCGTTGAGGCATCACAGCGAGAAGCTAGCTATTGCATTTGGGTTGATCAGTACAAAGCCTGGGGCTAAACTTACAATCGTGAAGAATCTAAGGGTGTGCAGAAATTGTCATGAGGCCACAAAACTTATATCAAAGATTTACAAAAGGGAGATTATTGCTAGAGACAGAACTCGGTTCCATCATTTCAGAGATGGTGTGTGTTCTTGCAATGACTACTGGTAG